The following DNA comes from Nicotiana sylvestris chromosome 10, ASM39365v2, whole genome shotgun sequence.
TGACGTCCGCAGGCCCAGAGTCTCTCCCTCtttattcagtttgttatcttTTGTACCGAAACAAACAGATTATAATTTTCTTTCGGACGATTGTATTTAGTAAtattagaagttcgtgagtattgtgacaccaatcttgggtagaggatctTGTTAAACTTTCCGCATTTCTATTCAGTTTTTATATAAGTAAGACTTCCGCTTGAAATTTTAATTATATTGCCTTTATTACATGTTGATAATTATGGAAAAAGAGTGTGTGTTAAATAAAAAGTAATttaagttggcttgcctaactcttattagtaggcgccatcacgacccccgaaggtgggaaatccgggtcatgacaggTTGGTTTCATaacactaggttacttaggtctcacaactcacggacaagctcggtagagtctgagggatcggtacagagacgtctgtatttatcctgcagaggctactgagttaggaaaacttcacatctgttctttcttgtcgtgcggttctattttcccaatactgattgaatttctactctgtcctatcgcgaatggcgaggtcacgtaccgcttcttcaaCCAAACAGCAGCATAGACCGGTGTTAGATCAGCGACGTCTTTGGAGGCTTTACGGAGATTGGAAAGATTCACCAAGCCCTTCACTATtacattcagcggtgcatctactgagggtCCCCGGATTATCTAGAccactgtcatgaggttctcaggaacatggggatcggGGAGACCAATGAGGTTGATTTTGCTATTTTTCGTTTTCCTGGATCTGCCGAGACCTGTTGGAAAGATTATTGATTGGCTATACCAGTTAAATCATTAGCCtcgacttgggagcagttttcagagttatttatggagaagtttctccccgttacccagagagaggcctatcggaggcagttcgagcgtctccagcttctatgattgttactcagtaagagaccagatttatcgacttggttcgtcatgctcttatcatgcTTCCCACTGTGAGAGAGAGTGaaaaggttcattgagggacacGTCCagccgcagagttgagatggttctgtcatagggaggtggtcatgggtcggataagaggccccgtcattcaggcagattcagtggtacctcgtctagaggtagagattcgtatggtagaggacgtagaggtagaggtagaggtcatagaggtggagctcaaaccgccggaggtaggggtcagccagcagccgaTCGTCTCAAGGatgtgattcagggaggtggggcccagccccgatgttatgctttgctagccaggccagaggctgagtcgtccgatgctgttattacaaGTACTATCCTGgtctgtgatagagatgcttcagtgctatttgaccctggatctacgtattcatatgtgtcgtcctattttgcaccctacttggttatgcctagtgaggccttgagtatttctgtatatgtatctacactagtgggtgattctatagtggttgatcgggttcatcgttcctgtgttgtggtgtttaggggtcttgagacccgtgttgatttgttgctcttagatatggtggatttcgacgttatattagggatggattggttgtccccgtatcatgcaatcttggattgtcatgccaagactgtgactttagccttaccagatttgccccgtttagaatggagagggactcctggtcattctacccgcagtgttatttcgtatgtgaaggctcggcgtatggtcgagaaggggtgtttggcctacgtggcttatgttcgtgattccagtgctgagattccctctattgattctgtgcccgtggttagtgagtttcctgaggttttcccatcagacttgccagggatgccacccgatagggatattaatttttgcatcgatttggctccgggtactcagcccatttccatttcgtcgtatcgcatggccccgctagagttgaaagagttaaaggatcagttgcaggatttgcttgagaagggtttcattagacccagcgtttcgccttggggtgcgccgatgttatttgtgaagaaaaaggatggttcgatgaggatgtgcattgattaccggaaattgaacaaagttacgataaagaacaagtatccactaccaaggattgacgatttgttcgaccagcttcagggtgcaaaggtgttttcaaagatagacttgagatctggctaccatcagttgagaattaGGGCACCCTATATCCCTAAGACAACATTCCGCACTCGGTATAGGCATTATTAGTTCTTGGTTttatcatttgggttgaccaatgcccctgcagcctttatggatttgatgaaccgagtgttcaggccttatttggactcgttcgtgatagtcttcattgatgatattttgatatattcccgcagcagggaggagcacgagcagcatcttagagtggttcttcagacctagagggatagtcagttatatgctaagttctcgaagtgcgagttctggttgagctcagttgcatttctgggtcatgttgtatcagcagagggtattcaggttgatccaaagaagattgaggcagtcaagaactggcctcgaccagcatcagctacagagattcagattttcttgggattggtaggctactatcgtcgattcgtagaggggttctcatctattgcagccccgatgaccaggttgacccagaagggagcccagttcagatggtcagacgagtgtgaggtgagctttcagaagctcaagacagctctgactacgacaccggtatttgttttgcccacaggttcagggccttatacagtctattgtgatgcatctcgtattggacttggtgtagtgttgatgcaggatggcaaggtcattgcctatgcttcgaggcagttgaaggttcatgagaagaactatccagtgcatgatttggaattgcagccattgttcacgcattgaagatttggaggcactatctgtatggcgtggcgtgtgaggtgttcacggatcataagagccttcagtatttgttcaagcaaaaagagttgaatttgaggcagaggaggtgattggagttgttgaaagattatgacatcactatcctatatcacccgggaaagaccaatgtggtggccgatgccttgagtaagaagtcagccagtatgggcagttttgcttatattccggtcggtgagagaccgtttgctttgcacgttcaggatttggccaatcagttagtgaggttggatatttctgagcctagtagagtattagcttgcacggtcgctcgttcttcgttatgggagcgtatccatgattgacagtttgatgatccccatttgtgtgtccttagagacacagtgcaacgtggaggtgccaaacaggttaccttaggtaatgatggagttttgagattgcaaggtcgagtttgtatgcctaatgtggatgagtttcgagagttgattttagaggaggcccatagctcccggtactctattcatccgggcgctgtgaaaatgtatcaggatctgaggcaacactattggtggcgtagaatgaagaaagatatagttgcatatgtggctcgatgtttgaattgtcaacaggttaagtataagcatcagaggcctggtggattatttcagaggattgagcttcctgagtggaagtgggagcagatcactatggactttgttgttgggctcccgcagactcggaggaagtttaacgcagtttgggtcattgttgataggctgaccaagtcagtgcattttgttcctgttgcagccacctattcatccgagaggttatcTGAGATCTACatcagagagattgttcgccttcatggggtgtcggtatctatcattttggaccggggtacgcagtttacctcgcgcttCTGGaaagcggttcagcgagagttggtcacccaggttgagttgagtacaacatttcatccccagacggatggtcagtccgagaggactattcagattctagatgatatgctccgagcctgtatcattgattttggaggctcgtgggaccagtttttgcctatagcagagttcgcctacaacaacagctaccagtccagcattcagatggatccttatgaggcgttgtatggtagacgATGTCGGTctctagttggatggtttgagccgggagaggctcggttattgggtacagatctagttcaggaggccttggataaggttcGAATTATTCAGGAtatgcttcgtacagctcagtccaggcagaagacttatgcagaccgcaaggtttgagatgttgcttttatggttggtgagcgagtattgctctgtgtctcgcctatgaagggcatgatgggatttgggaagaagggcaagcttagccctaggttcattggtccatttaagattcttgatcgagtgggagaggtggcttatagacttgcattgccaccgaacttatcagccgtacatccagtgtttcatgttttcatgcttcggaaatatcacggcgatccatcccacatgttagatttcagcactgtccagttggacaaggacttatcttatgaggaagagccgatagctattctagaccggcaggttcgccagttgaggtcgaagagttttccttcggttcgtgttcagtggagaggtcagtctCCTGAGGCATTGaattgggagtccgagtccgatatgcggagccgttatcctcatctatttcccgactcaggtacttctttcttttgtccgttcgaggacgaacggttattttagaggtggagaatgtgacgacccaaagggtcatcaccggtttTTCCCTTTTACCGTGCTTCCAAAGCCTTaaaaacctcacctttagttgcctcgatttgcatgcgcagtccgggcgcgtagccggaaaagcttatgtgttaaattatgtgaaatttgataaattgtggctttaaaatggttaaaagTTGAGTTTGGTCAagattttgggtaaacggacccggacctggacccgtgatttgacggtcccggagggtccgcagaaaaatatgggactcgggcatattcccggaatcgaaatccgaggtcccgagcccgagaaatgaatttttgaaagaaattattttctgaaatttaatatgaaaatttgaaatgaagatttattagaacgtgttggtatcaggcccgtattttggttccggtgcccgatacaggtcttatgtGTGTATTAAGAtttttctgtgaaatttggttgaaatcggatgtcatttgacgtgtttcggacctaaaactctaagtttggaagtttatgaagtttgatgaaaaagtgatgattttgaggtttgattcctcgtttatgatgttattttggcgatttaaccACATGGTTAAGTTcttaggatgttgttgagttagtgtgtgtgtttggttaggagccccgagggctcgggagtgtttcagagtggttttggccttagaaaaattgcagaagttTCAGTTCTGATGTTCTGGTATCCagttctatgtgatcgcataggtagcaatgcgatcgcatagagtaatccTTCAGGTGCCCCACATTTGTTCTACGTGATCGCATAGATTCATCCGCGATCGCATAGCTTAGCCATATCCTTCAATGCGAACTCAACCTTTAATTCGCGTTCGCGTTTCATTAAGTCCAAACCTGGAATGCACAGCCTTTTCTTCTATGCGTTCGCAACAGCCCTTCCGCGATCGCAATGACCAGCTTccccttaccctatgcgatcacattaccttcttcgcgatcgcatagggaatttttgcccagtgattttaaatacccaaaacAGAACAGTGACGGGATTTAGTCCATATTTCACACGAGTTCTTCTTCCCCACAGCTCTTGAGCGAATTTTTGAGCACTTCTTCACCAAAGCTTTTTGGGTAAGTAAATTCCCACTCATTTCCTTCATCTTCCTTCATTAATTAATGAGTTTCTAAACCTAAATCATGTAATCTAGGGTTGAAATTGGGGGGAaagggtagagttagggcttttcgattttctttgatttagacctcgttttggggtcgaatttgaaaataaattatatattcgggctcgtggatgaatggaTGATATcaatttggtccgaacctcatgttTTAACCAAGCGGGTCTGGGGTCGATTTTCTCTTTGGAATTTTGGGAGGAAAGCTTAGAAATCTATATTTAGGCATTGAGTTTGATTTGTTTAGCTTATATTGATATTATAAAATCGTTATTGCCTAGATTTGATTGAATTGGAGCCGAATTTGAGAGAGAAAGCGATTGTTGTGGATTGATTCggccgtggaagttgaggtaagtgttcggtctaaccttagcttgagggattaggagttgagttataatttctacttgttatgtgttgagtacgacgtgtgggcatggtgacgagtatccatatgttggtgtcgagcatgactgtGGGTCTTAAATTGATAATTGTGTATTCTTAATTGATTCTATGAAAGACTTGTTTGATGAGCGTTAATACTGAGTATCTGTTTTTAACTATGCTAAGTAGAAATTgaataagattggttatagctggatcTCCCTTGCCTGGATAGTTGATTTAATATTCctttttcccttgccggaattaTATTGTGTAATATGTTgaaagaaatgggagcgggtggtatgcctaccacaaatgatattgaaatgggagcgagtggtacgcctaccataaatgatattgaaatgggagcgagtggtacgcctaccacaaatgatattgaaatgggagcgagtggtacacctaccacaaatgacattgaaatgggagcgagtggtacgcctaccacgaaacatgatgaaatgggatcgggttgcacgcctgcaacaaggtGAATTGAACATGAAAGTTGTCTTATTTCCTTTATTCTGTGTTAGAAGCTAGGTTGTAGATGCTTACTCTTTCATCtctgatattttatttttatttgctaTCCCATAGCATGTTTCCCTCCCCAGTTTACTTGTTATTACCTACTATTTCTTTGCCGTATatcatataactgcacaggtttatctggagtctggttctagcctcgtcactacctcgccggggttaggccagacacttaccagcacatggagtcagttgtgctgatgctatactatgtgctcttttgcacaaatCACGGAGTTGGAGCAGTCTTTGGGCAGCAGCAGTAGATCTGGAGCAGGCCTTCAGTCCAGatacaccgaggtagccttgctgacGTCCGCAGGCCGGAGTCTCTCCCTCtttattcagtttgttatcttTTGTACCGAAACAAACAGATTATAATTTTCTTTCGGACGATTGTATTTAgtaatcttagaagttcgtgagtattgtgacaccaatcttgggtaAAGGATCTTGTTAAACTTTCCGCATTTCTATTCAGTTTTTATATAAGTAAGACTTCCGCTTGAAATTTTAATTATGTTGCCTTTATTACATGTTGATAATTATGAAAAAAGAATGTGTGTTAAATGGAAAGTAAtttaagttggcttgcctagttcttattagtaggcgccatcacgacccccgaaggtggaaaatccgggtcgtaacAGTTTGAAATCTCATCTCATCTACTTTCTTGACAGCCATTACAGTCAAAATCACCAACAGAAAAAAGAACATGAAAATTCCCTTCAAAAGGGCAATACCCTTGTACTTCCCACACACTTTCCAAACAAAATGTTGAATGCTGGAACAGGACAATGTTCACTTGATTCTATGTAAAAATAGAAATATTAGCATAAAACAATATATTCCAAGTGGAATTTTAGCTCGATGACAGATATTATACCGTTTTCGTGCTGCTAGATACATGTTACCTTCCACCAGTACAGGTATTAGGTAACTATATCTATTAATTTGATCTCCGGTCTTCTATGGTTTTCACGACTTCTTTGATCTCTAGACTGTACTCTTAGATACTACATATATTATGTGGATTTTTGTAGTAAATTCATAAGGAATGAAATCAATGCAGTTGACTACAAAGAGAGATTGCATGAAAAAGAAGCAAAATTGCTTGATGTCATGTCATTCATTCACCAACATAAAGAAGAGGCTTTCATAGAAATCTTTATATAGTACAAAGTAAACCATTATTTGCACCAATTCTAAGCTTCCAGTTTCAGACCAACAAGCTTTAAGAAACCAGTCGAAAGGAGAATGTTTTACTTGGTTGATGAACTAAGGAGACATATACATATATTACTATAACTAATACTTTAAGAAGCTTCACTTGCTATGTTCATGATGACTTGGTCTATGTTgctcggatcctccaaaagtgtTGTCGGGTGTGTATCCGATCCTCCAAAAGTCATCATATTTGGAGGATCATTTTTGGAGGATCTGCCACAGGTACGGCGACATTTTTGGAGGGTACGAGCAACATAGGACTTGGTCGATGACTAAGAAGCCATACGTATATAACTATGATTAACACTTTAAAAAGCTTCATTTACTATGTTCATGACATATGCTCTAAGCATCAACCAATTAAACAGGCTGAAACAGTAATTCTTTTCTCTATACATGACATTATGCTAGTCCTGATGTTTATCTAACATGAAGGGGAAAAAAGAGTATACTAATATCAACCTCCAGTACTATTTGTAGTGGAGCTACTAGCCCATGTATCAATCACAGTATCAGGTGAAGCTGGAATATTTTTCTTCAATAACACAGCATCCTCCGTTTCAGAAGGAAGGCGCGGTTTTACCCTTCTAAGCTCAGTACATTTACCACTGGTCTCCTTTCTGTGGTAATTTTTCCATTCACCTTCCTTAATAGTCTTCAACGTCTCGAGtacttcttccattttaggcctcATGTCCTTCACACCTTGCAGGCACTGAAAAGCTAGTTCTGCAACTGATATAGTCATCCTCCTAATTTCAGCATTTGTCTCGAATCCAAGAGATGGATCGATCACTTCCTCAAACGCACATTTTAGTATCCTGTTCATCGCGAAGTTAGCCAAGTTAATCTCGTGCATATGTCTATTCATATCCACTGCAGGCATTGATGATATGAGTTCGACGAGGACAACCCCGAAGCTATAAACATCACTCTTATCAGTAAGCTGGTAACATTCATGATATTGAGGATCAACATATCCCGGGGTCCCCTGAGGTGCAGTTGAGATATGAGTAACATCATTAGGGAAGAGTTTTGACAGCCCGAAATCTGCTACTTTGACACAAAAGTCATTGTCCAGGAGAATGTTATTAGTCTTGACATCGCGGTGTATGATGTCAGAAGCATGAAGGTAAGCCAATGCACTGGCAATTTCTATAGCGATTTTGAGCCGTATAGGCCATGTAAGTAACTTATCCTTTGCTCTATGACCGTGCAGGTGATCAGCAATTGTTCCATTGGGAATGTACTCATAAACAAGGAAGAGTTCACGACTACGTCTTGATGTGCATCCATAAAGGATAACAAGATTCGGATGCCTAAGGCGAGTAAGAATTTCAATTTCATTGATGAACTGTTTCATTTGGTTGTGATTGTGCTCATAAAGGCGCTTAACTGCAACTTCTTTTCCATCTCTAAGTTTCCCTGATTTTAAACATACAGTAATAGCTGTTAGATCAAGATGCTTATTAGTTACATTGCCCCCTCAGAAAGCAAAACTAAGAAAACAGACTTTTGTGGATTTTTTTTAGAATATTATTCATCTACATAGTATAGCCGCCCCTCAAAATAATAGCCAGCAcatgtatatttttgtatatcaatgtatataatatacatattttatagATAGTCGGTGTATTTTTCTTCTATATTTGGCTACGACTGTAATTATTTTGGCCAACCGGACAAATGTGTTAAAAATCTTTCTTACCATAGTACACAGTTCCATAACCTCCATCACCAAGTTGTTTAGAAGAGTTGAATTTGTCGGTGGCTTCTTCAAGTTCTCTGTAGGAGAATACCGGGATTCCAAGATATTGGCTACGTTCCTCGATCTCTTGATGAATCATTGAAACACCAGATGTATTTCTTGAAAGAAATGGTGAAGAATCATTTTTCCTCCTCTTGCAAAACCATATAACACAGGCAATTGTGCAGAGTCCAAAAAGTAAACcgataaatgctgaaactgaagcACAAAATATActgatcaacaacaacaacaacaacccagtataatcccacaagtggggtctgaggagggtagtgtatacgcagaccttaaccCGGCCCCGGGGGttgggtagagaggttgtttccgatataCCATCGGCACAAGAAGATGAAATAAGACAATAGAATAGTAACAACAACATGCACCAAAAAGATAGTACCAACGAGACACAATATATCGATCAAAGGACATAATACAGTGTGGACTAAAGTTGAATAAATAGTACAAAGACTAAATCTTGTGATGGACAACAACAAAATAGTAGATAATGGAATAGGTAAGTACCTGCAACAATCACTTTCACTTTTTTATTTCCTGCAACCATAGTAAACAATGCAAATATAAGTTGAACCAAAGATTATAAAAACAGAACCAAAACCATTAATGTGAACCATGACAAAAGTTCTTTACCTTTGGTATTATAACAATGAAATTTGTTAGTAGTTTCATCAGTTTGACATCTGCCTCCTCTATAGTAACACCGATTACACTCATCAGACACAGTCCATCCTAGTACAACTTCATCAGTTAACATACCAAATAGGCCATTTTTTTCTGATTTTGATTCTGAATTCGATGGCACGGGCAGCCGAATAAAGGAACAGCTACTAGGAAGAGGAAATCCTGGATAGTAATCCATTGAGAGGTTATAGTATAATATGAAACTTTCACAGCTATTGTAGCTGTGATATCTTGTGGAAATGAAAACTTCTTCATGTCTCTTTTGGCTATTATTGCATTTGAACAAAGTGAGATAGGGGCTGAATCTATATGTGATTGAAGGAGAGATTGTTAAAGACAGATTTCTATCAAAAGATTGGCAACTCTTGTTTTCCAAAAGATTTCCAAGAATAGTGTCCTTAATTTTGATGAAAACTTCAGATTTCTCAAGTGCTTGATATTTCACTCCATCCAATTCAATTATGGGATTTGGAGTAGCTTCACAATCCACTTTACACAAACCACAATCAATTTGTGTGGATTTGTAGAAAGGAAAGCTCAAATTTCCTAAGTTTCCACATTGGAATTCTTTAGTACAACTTGAGGAGGATGTGTTCTGTACTAGAGCTGAATTAAAGCaccaaaaatgaaacaaaatgGAAATAAAAAACCAAGAAAATAAATCCATGATATACCCTTTtggataaaaaagaaaaaaacaacaacattAACAAGAATAACCAAGAATGTTTTAACAAAATCTTAAGTTTGCAGAGTTTCTTTTATTGTTTGTTTTTGCTTAGCCATAGGATTTTGCATTAATTTTTGTTGTCTTTTGGACACGTTAAGTTGACTTAAACATGT
Coding sequences within:
- the LOC104225318 gene encoding LEAF RUST 10 DISEASE-RESISTANCEUS RECEPTOR-LIKE PROTEIN KINASE-like 1.1 yields the protein MDLFSWFFISILFHFWCFNSALVQNTSSSSCTKEFQCGNLGNLSFPFYKSTQIDCGLCKVDCEATPNPIIELDGVKYQALEKSEVFIKIKDTILGNLLENKSCQSFDRNLSLTISPSITYRFSPYLTLFKCNNSQKRHEEVFISTRYHSYNSCESFILYYNLSMDYYPGFPLPSSCSFIRLPVPSNSESKSEKNGLFGMLTDEVVLGWTVSDECNRCYYRGGRCQTDETTNKFHCYNTKGNKKVKVIVAVSAFIGLLFGLCTIACVIWFCKRRKNDSSPFLSRNTSGVSMIHQEIEERSQYLGIPVFSYRELEEATDKFNSSKQLGDGGYGTVYYGKLRDGKEVAVKRLYEHNHNQMKQFINEIEILTRLRHPNLVILYGCTSRRSRELFLVYEYIPNGTIADHLHGHRAKDKLLTWPIRLKIAIEIASALAYLHASDIIHRDVKTNNILLDNDFCVKVADFGLSKLFPNDVTHISTAPQGTPGYVDPQYHECYQLTDKSDVYSFGVVLVELISSMPAVDMNRHMHEINLANFAMNRILKCAFEEVIDPSLGFETNAEIRRMTISVAELAFQCLQGVKDMRPKMEEVLETLKTIKEGEWKNYHRKETSGKCTELRRVKPRLPSETEDAVLLKKNIPASPDTVIDTWASSSTTNSTGG